One genomic segment of Salmo trutta chromosome 8, fSalTru1.1, whole genome shotgun sequence includes these proteins:
- the LOC115199043 gene encoding E3 ubiquitin/ISG15 ligase TRIM25 — MDSISCSICLDLLKDPVTIPCGHSYCKGCIKGYWSLDDQKGIHSCPQCRQTFTPRPALNRNILLAELVEKLKTDFKTAPSACFSGPEDVKYDRDDSAAAAERTEKQGQLREKQQQVGLTICVREKEAQDIRQALMSLSLSAQAAVEHCELVFAELIRSIERRRCEVKELISAHQRASVSQAEGLLVRLEQKIAELKRRDKELEQLAQTEDNIHFLKTFQSLCVAPGSELLPCITANQHFSFEEVKSSISGMMERLEDVLKEEMVQIPGKVTAVSEVYVLSPRPELTAAAEVHFHHEPKTRVEFLENYCHLTLDPNSAYQHLCLSECNREVSWSDKALPYSDHPDRFTDHYQVLCKEDLSGTHYCEVDRRGECEVAITYRSISRKGGLECCFGSNDQSWSLVCRNSSCSYWHNKNRTDIPVPCSTRVGVYLDSRAGTLAFYSVSDTMTLLHRVQTTFTEDLCAGFWVGPGCGSSVALC, encoded by the exons ATGGACTCGATCAGTTGTTCGATCTGCCTGGATCTACTGAAGGATCCAGTGACTATTCCCTGTGGACACAGCTACTGTAAAGGCTGTATCAAGGGATATTGGAGTCTTGATGACCAAAAGGGAATTCACAGCTGCCCCCAGTGCCGACAGACCTTCACCCCAAGACCTGCTCTGAACAGAAACATTCTGCTGGCTGAGTTGGTAGAGAAATTGAAGACGGATTTCAAAACGGCTCCCTCTGCTTGTTTCTCTGGACCTGAAGATGTGAAGTATGATCGTGATGACTCAGCCGCAGcagcagagaggacagagaaacaG GGGCAGTTGAGGGAGAAACAGCAGCAAGTCGGGCTGACaatctgtgtgagagagaaggaggcGCAGGACATAAGGCAGGCGTTGATGTCCCTTTCA CTTtctgcacaggcagcagtggagCACTGTGAGCTGGTCTTTGCTGAGCTGATCCGCTCCATTGAGAGGAGGCGCTgtgaggtgaaggagctgatcagcGCCCACCAGAGGGCGTCAGTAAGCCAGGCTGAAGGACTCCTGGTGCGACTGGAGCAGAAGATAGCTGAGCTGAAGAGGAGAGAcaaggagctggagcagctcGCACAAACAGAGGATAACATTCATTTCCTCAAG aCTTTCCAGTCTCTTTGTGTGGCTCCTGGATCTGAGCTCTTACCCTGTATCACTGCCAACCAACACTTCTCCTTTGAGGAAGTGAAGAGCTCCATCTCTGGAATGATGGAGCGACTGGAGGATGTATTGAAGGAGGAAATGGTCCAGATACCTGGAAAAG TAACGGCTGTCTCCGAAGTCTATGTCCTCAGCCCAAGACCAGAAT TAACGGCTGCTGCTGAAGTACATTTTCATCATGAGCCCAAAACCAGAGTGGAGTTCTTGGAGA ACTACTGCCATCTCACGTTGGATCCCAACTCGGCCTATCaacacctctgtctgtctgagtgcaATAGAGAAGTGTCATGGAGTGACAAGGCTCTGCCTTATTctgaccatccagacagattcacaGACCACTACCAGGTGTTGTGTAAAGAGGATCTGTCTGGAACCCACTACTGTGAGGTGGATAGGAGGGGAGAATGTGAGGTAGCCATCACATACAGAAGCATCAGCAGGAAGGGCGGATTGGAATGTTGCTTTGGTTCCAATGATCAGTCCTGGAGTTTGGTGTGTCGTAACTCGAGTTGTTCCTATTGGCACAATAAGAATAGGACTGATATCCCAGTCCCCTGCTCcaccagagtaggagtgtatctggacagCAGGGCAGGGACTCTGGCCTTCTACAGCGTCTCAGAtacaatgaccctcctccacagagtccagaccacattcactgAGGACCTCTGTGCTGGGTTTTGGGTtggtcctggttgtggatcatctgTGGCTCTGTGTTGA